Proteins found in one Plasmodium sp. gorilla clade G2 genome assembly, chromosome: 14 genomic segment:
- a CDS encoding serine/threonine protein phosphatase 2A activator: MGDENNLSYKIFNDESIIRFTKSSIYNDIIEFITNLNKSVVGVEMKPLEDFKLCNENDMINDNFLLLSKNVYNIFQLIKNMNKCIDSCPPINQSSRFGNKGFQYFCDAYYKEIDEYLPHALSESNIPNISEHTYQISYYLKNSIGNKKRIDYGTGHELNFLLFLFCLNKLNFFIPSDYKHLVLVIYRQYLEGVRRVQIIYTVEPAGSRGAWGLDDFQFLVFLFGAAQLSYNRKIKTDDIEKKELLELWAPKYLYFDALKYISMIKHAPFHESSPMLYDISGVETWEKICNGLLKMYQAEIIQKRQILQHILFGNLIDF; encoded by the exons atgggtgatgaaaataacttgagttataaaatatttaacgATGAAAGTATTATAAGATTTACGAAAAgttctatatataatgatataattgAATTTATcacaaatttaaataaatcagTTGTCGGTGTTGAAATGAAACCTTTAGAAGattttaaattatgtaatgaaaatgatatgaTAAATGAtaactttttattattatcaaaaaatgtatataacatttttcaattgataaaaaatatgaacaaatgTATTGATTCTTGTCCACCTATAAATCAATCATCACGATTTGGTAATAAAGgatttcaatatttttgtgatgcatattataaagaaattGATGAGTATTTACCTCATGCTTTATCAGAATCAAACATACCTAATATATCTGAACATACTTATCAAAtatcttattatttaaagaattcCATTGGAAATAAAAAGAGAATAGATTATGGAACTGGGCatgaattaaattttttgcTCTTTCTCTTTTGcctaaataaattaaatttctTTATTCCTTCCGATTACAAGCACCTCGTCCTTGTTATATATCGACA GTATTTAGAAGGAGTAAGAAGAGTACAGATAATTTACACGGTGGAGCCTGCTGGTAGTAGAGGGGCATGGGGATTGGATGATTTTCAATTTCTTGTTTTCCTGTTTGGCGCAGCTCAACTTTCTTACAACAGGAAAATAAAAACGGAcgat ATTGAAAAGAAAGAATTGTTGGAATTGTGGGCAccgaaatatttatattttgatgcTCTTAAGTATATATCAATG ATAAAACATGCACCTTTTCATGAATCTTCCCCAATGTTGTATGATATATCTGGCGTTGAAACAtg ggaaaaaatatgtaatggATTACTTAAAATGTATCAAGCTGAAATAATACAAAAGCGACAAATATTACAGCACATATTATTTGGAAATTTGATAgacttttaa
- a CDS encoding plasmepsin IX: MFFINFKKIKKKQFPLYLTQHRIITVFLIFIYFINIKDYFHINNSRNLNDVDKYRESYYKIPKCNLCNKCSICTHEKGEAQNVIPMVAVPSKRKYIQNINKERKENKYPLNTFEEENISNNNDSVVKKEDIYKLRKNRKKKKNYLNFLEKDTGFLSSSHDKETFHINHKNKIIDEKYKEEYEEEEELYDNTNIPQEKKETNNEQNLNSNLINNDKVTLPLQQLEDSQYVGYIQIGTPPQTIRPIFDTGSTNIWVVSTKCKDETCLKVHRYNHKLSSTFKYYEPHTNLDIMFGTGIIQGVIGVETFKIGPFEIKNQSFGLVKREKASDNKSNVFERINFEGIVGLAFPEMLSTGKSTLYENLMSSYKFGHNEFSIYIGKDSKYSALIFGGVDRNFFEGDIYMFPVVKEYYWEIYFDGLYIDHQKFCCDINSIVYDLKKKDQENNKLFFTRKYFRKKKFKTHLRKYLLKKIKHQKKQKHLNHKKKKKLNKNKNYLIFDSGTSFNSVPKDEIEYFFRVVPPKKCDDSNIDQVVSSYPNLTYVINKMPFTLTPAQYLVRKNDMCKPAFMEIEVSSEYGHAYILGNATFMRYYYTVYRRGNNNNSSYVGIAKAVHTEENEKYLSSLHNKINNL, encoded by the exons atgttttttataaattttaagaaaataaaaaagaaacagtTTCCCTTATATTTAACTCAACATAGAATTATAACAGtgtttcttatttttatatattttataaacataaaagattatttccatataaataattcacGTAATTTAAATGATGTAGACAAATATAGAGAATCATATTATAAGATACCAAAATGTAACTTATGTAATAAGTGTTCGATATGTACCCACGAAAAAGGAGAGGCACAG aATGTTATTCCTATGGTTGCTGTACCCAGCAagagaaaatatattcaaaatataaataaggaaAGGAAGGAAAACAAATATCCTTTAAATACATTTGAAGAAGAAAACAtttctaataataatgatagtgTTGTTAAGaaagaagatatatataaattaagaaaaaacagaaaaaagaaaaaaaattatttaaattttcttgAAAAGGATACAGGGTTTTTATCATCTTCACATGATAAAGAAACATTTCATATAAAtcataagaataaaattatagatgaaaaatataaagaagaatatgaagaagaggaagaattatatgataatacaaatataccacaagaaaaaaaagaaacaaacaATGAACAGAATCTAAATAGTAATTTGATAAACAATGATAAGGTGACATTACCCTTACAACAACTGGAagat AGTCAATATGTTGGCTACATTCAAATAGGAACTCCTCCACAAACCATAAGGCCCATATTTGATACAGGCAGCAC aaatatatgggTTGTAAGCACAAAGTGCAAAGATGAAACATGCTTAAAAGTACATAGATACAATCATAAATTGTCTAGcacttttaaatattatgaaccTCACACAAACCTAGATATTATG tTTGGCACAGGAATTATACAAGGAGTTATAGGAGTGGAGACATTTAAAATTGGTCcttttgaaataaaaaatcaatCTTTTGGATTagtaaaaagagaaaaagcTAGCGATAATAAATCAAATGTATTTGAAAGAATAAATTTTGAAGGTATAGTTGGATTAGCATTTCCAGAAATGTTATCAACTGGTAAGAGTACTTTGTATGAAAATTTAATGTCTTCATATAAATTTGGACATAATgaattttctatatatattggtAAGGATAGTAAATATTCTGCATTAATATTTGGAGGAGTAGATAGAAATTTTTTTGAAggagatatatatatgtttcctGTTGTTAAAGAATATTATTgggaaatatattttgatggTCTATATATTGATCATCAGAAATTTTGTTGTGATATTAATTCCATTGtatatgatttaaaaaaaaaagatcaagaaaataataaattattttttaccagaaaatattttagaaaaaaaaaattcaaaacacatttaagaaaatatcttcttaaaaaaataaaacatcaaaaaaaacaaaaacatcttaatcataaaaaaaaaaaaaaattaaataaaaataaaaattatttaatttttgatTCTGGAACATCTTTTAATAGTGTTCCAAAGGATGAAATCGAATATTTCTTTCGCGTCGTTCCTCCAAag aaatgTGATGATAGCAATATTGATCAGGTGGTTTCGAGTTACCCCAACTTGACTTACGTCata aaCAAAATGCCATTCACCTTAACACCCGCACAATATTTGGTTCGAAAGAATGATATGTGTAAACCGGCTTTTATGGAAATAGAAGTTTCATCTGAATATGGACATGCTTACATACTAGGAAATGCAACATTTATGAGATATTACTACACTGTTTATAGACGaggaaataataacaacagttcatat gtGGGAATTGCTAAAGCTGTTCATACAGAAGAAAACGAAAAATATCTCAGTTCcttacataataaaataaataatttataa